The genomic region caaaaatagaaaagtaCCTGAATTACGATCAAATTGGATCCTTGGGCTCTGAATTACAATTTTGTGACGTTTGGTATGGAGCATTGGCCCTTTTAATAATTTCCATTAGTATTTTCTTCTAAAATGCTCACATTTAAAgcacataataattttttaaattgaggTTGTTTTGCTTAAAATGTATGATCTCGTGCTTCTTAAATACGTAATTTAGAacattaaatcaaatttacgACAAAATGTCAGGACTTTTAATTTAGAGATCAcaacttcaatttcaatttgcCAAATCATTCAAAGATTATATCTCCTAATTTACTTCTTTATCATTCAAAGATTATATCTCCTAATTTACTTCTTTATTAAAAAGCAAGGCTCAAAAGTTGCATTTCATAAATCACAAGGTCGAAAATGTAATTTGGTAATTCGGTCGAAAATGTAATCTCAATCGTACATACTCATACCATATTTCCATCCGTATGTTTTACAACCGGATCTTTTTGACCCACCCACCAGAAAATCTATAACCCGTTACCGAAACGGCGAGACCGAGAGTGAGCTTTGAATCTCTCTGCTGCGCCTTCACTACCCAAAATCTCTagtctcctctctctctctctctctctctctctctctctctctctcactccccACCAGAATTAGCGGTCACCATGTCCTCTCTGCTGCTGGCTTTAGGTTCTGTTTGCTTACTGAGAAAATACTTGTTTACTATTTTTTAGCGTTTCCAATTAATTACgttgattttaatttatgaGTTGGTTCAAGTTTTCACATGTGGAAGTGGAATCTGTATATAATTTAGAGTAGTGGGCATTCTGGTGGAATATGAACTTTTTGATTTTTATGGGTCTAAATTTTCTGCATACCACAAATGCGATGTCCCAAATTCCTAATGCAGCAAGCTtgtatttttatgtgtttttcttGCTTTTAATTTGTTGTGGTTGGTTCTTTTGATTGTTTGTAATTTCCTCATAATTCGTACCGGACAAATACAGAATTTGGATGGGTTGCTGTCATTACATAGTACTTACACAAATGCAAAATTTGGATGTTACAACAGCTCCAGGGCTTTGAAATCTCCAGCATTACAGGTCCTCTCTCAACCCATTATCCGAATTCATTTCAATAACTAAGTTTTGCCCGTTTTGTTTCATTTCGATTCATGCATATCCCAATCGACAGAAGAGATGTCAAATTGCAATTTTTATATCAACGTTTGGAGGCCTAGTCTGGTATCTGATATTGATCTCAGGCAATTTGCAATTGACATTGTCATTCTCAAGTAACAACCATCCTATTGTTGGATATGTCAATGCAGAAAAACTAGTTAGGAGCTTCAAATACAAATAGTCGTTGAACCTTTTCCTCTTAAGAAAAtacaaatagaataaaaaatgaatttctTTTGATGTTGCTGATAGTTATTCGCGTCCGACATGTTTTATTACTTGGATTCGGTACATATACATGGTCGTATCAAAATTTGGGTGGGGTAAAGATGGATTCTGCTGAGAAGAATGGTCTGCATAGGTTGGCAACTATGTTGCATTGATACTTCAAATTTGGAGAAGGGTGAGTATCAGATACGTGCACCCCCACAATACCTCCCAATACGTAACGGATACTCAATTTGGAGTATCGTTGACTTTATTGTATTGTTGACTATGGGATACGGCTCGGATACGGTTAAGATACTCCCAAGATATGGTCATGGTACATAATCCAAGTTAGGAGTTTGGGTTGTAGTTTGTAAATTCAAGGTGTTTACTCTGTTAATGTTGAAAGATAAACATGTATCTTTCATTCTTTAGCGATATAATTTATATAGTGAATATGAACCTACGAAATATTATTCTAATTGTCGTATCCTTGCCGTATTGTATCTTTGTTTTATAGAGATTTACTGTATCACCGTACCGTATATAGCCACCTGCATCTGTATCCGTATTGGTGCAACATAGGTTGGCCGTGataggttaaaaattttaaataaaatataaaatccaATAATAAGAATCTGGTTGCTCTTaccatgtatatatttttttccttcaatgttATGCACATGTTACATTTCAAACTACAAACTGTAGAGTCATTGTGTGTTTACTTCTACAATTGCTAAGGTCAGCATCAGTTATCCTGGTTCCTTTGCATAGGCATGTTCTTTTTGTTTACCCATTGGTGGTTTGCGCATAATGTGGTTTTCTGTCTTTTGTCTCCTAATTCTTCCAAAATCGAGTGTCTCTATCTCTCAGTAAGATTTGAAATTTACATGTTCGAATGAATTTGCTCATGGTCAAAGGGACTGTCCACAATCTTAGTTCTTTGGGTTCCTATTATTGTAGGTTTTAATTATGCTCAAGTGATTCCTGTGATTGGGTTCATTTATGATCCTGAATTTTTGGTGGGCTTTTACTGTAGGGAGTTGTGGATGTAGGTCCTTTAGTTCCAGATAAAATAAGGTAAAAGGAAAGGAAATGaagttttaaaattattaacaCTTTATGCCACTTTCTTGAATGCTGAAAAATGAACACCGCCTGAGTGGTTGAGCCAATTACTTAGCTGAGTTGCGGTTTTTGTTTATCcaggtccaattaataaaagctgaataatcaagttttattttttgatattaTCATTACATTTTCCAGCAACTAATCAGAATGGTTAAACCTgttaatttttagtttattgTTTCTATGGCCACTCAAATTCAGAAAGTGTTATTGCTTATGGTTTGTGGAATTCTCTTGTTTCTGTAATTGGTGAAGTTGACCGAACCTAAATTCTAGGATTGTGTTGATGGATTATTATGATCCAAGTGTTCAATAATCTTATGTCTAATTATATTTATAAGACTGCACATGTTTAGAAGTTAAGATTGATTAAGATTGAGCAAGTTTGGTTTAAACTTTTAACTTTTGGTGATTGTAGGTCATGGGCCTCTTAGAATGAGGTGATATCAATGggttgccatttttttttactcaatTCTGGTGATCTTTTACTCTaagtaaaaatatagttttctcTAAAATCATTTGTTTTTAGATTTATTTTCCACATTCGTAACTCCTTTCTTGTGAACGGTAGGTATACTTCGAAGCTGCAAACAACAGTACAGTTGGGGTTATTTTTCCGGTGGATTATAGAAACTCTGTGGAACTTAGGAGGACTATTAACAGCAGGTAGAATGAAACCTCTACTTCTCATAACCACGTGTTCAGATCTATTTGCTTCCCAAGCTGATGACTACCGGCGAACATGAGAATTGAGACAAGAAGTGTTTTGTTTGATTCTTGTGAGCCAAGGAGAGCTCAAAATGTTTGCCCGGTTACAAGTGCCAATTACCATGATACATCTTAGCAACACAACTAAATTACCTCTCTTGAGTTATGCCCAGGCTATCCTTCCCATGCGATGTAATCTCAAATGTCTATACCATTCCATGAACTACAATGTGACACCTAGAATCACATCCCCTGAGAGAGATTTTAGTGCCAATTTTAATGTGGCACAATCCAACTGGTTGATTACCAAACTAAGCAGAGATGGAAAGGTTGGAGAAGCACGccaagtgtttgatgaaatgcctgACAAAGATGTGGTGACATGGACGACAGTGATCACAGGGTATATCAAGTGTGGGATGGTTGAGGAGGCTAGGAGGCTGTTTGACAGAGTGGATGCTAAGAAGAATGTGATTACGTGGACTGCGTTGGTTAGTGGGTATATAAGGCTGAAACGAATTAAGGAGGCAGAGAGGTTGTTTTATGAGATGCCGGAGAAGAATGTGGTTTCTTGGAACACCATGATTGATGGGTATGCACGGGATGGCCAGGTGGATAGGGCTTTGGACTTGTTTAAGAGGATGCCAGAGAGGAATGTGGTTTCGTGGAATACAGTTTTAACCGCTTTGGCACAGTGTGGCAGGATTGAAGAGGCAAGGTCACTTTTCAAACTGATGCCCGAAAGGGATATTATTTCCTGGACAGCAATGGTTGCGGGATTTTCAAGAAATGACATGATTGATGAAGCTCGAGAATTTTTTGAGAGGATGCCTAAAAGGAATGTGGTGTCGTGGAATGCAATGATTACGGGCTACACCCAGAGTTTGAGATTGGATGAGGCTCTTGAATTGTTTGAGAGGATGCCAGAGAGGGACATACCTTCATGGAATACAATGATCACTGGTTTTATTCATAATGGGGATTTAAAGAGGGCAGAGGAGTTGTTTGTGAAAATGCCACGGAAGAACGTCATCTCTTGGACTACAATGATCACAGGGTATGTACAAGATGGGGAAAATGAAAAAGCATTGATGACTTTTTCAAACATGCTGGCAGATAATGGAGTGAAACCTAATCAGGGAACTTTTGTGAGTGTGTTAAGTGCTTGTAGTAACTTAGCTAGTTTTAGTGAGGGACAACAAATACATCAGATGATAACTAAAACAGTCCATCAGGAATGTGCATTCTTGGTATCCGCACTCATAAACATGTATTCAAAATGTGGGGAGTTAGTCACTGCTAGGAAGATGTTTGAAGATGGATTGACCATTCATAGGGATGTGATCTCATGGAATGGTATGATCGCAGCCTATGCACATCATGGATGTGGCATTGAGGCGATTAACTTGTTTAATGAAATGCGGAAATTAGGATTCAAACCTGATGATGTTACCTTTGTGGGGCTGCTTTCTGCATGCAGTCATGCTGGTTTGGTGGAGGAGGGgataaaatattttaatgagCTTCTTACAGATGGGTCAATAGAAGTGAGGGAAGATCATTACACATGCTTGGTTGATCTCTGTGGTCGGGCAGGGAGGCTTAAGGAGGCTTTTGATGTCCTTAAGAAGCTGGGAACTAAGCTATCAGCATCTGTTTGGGGGGCTCTTGCTGCTGGATGCAATGTTCATGGTAACATAGATATCGGGAAGCTGGCTGCCGAGAAGCTTTTAGGGGAGGGGCCAGAGAATCCAGGCAGTTACTTGTTGTTGAGTAACATATATGCTTCATCTGGGAAATGGAGAGAAGCTGCAAAGATGAGAATGAAATTGAAAGAGAAGAGGTTGAAGAAGCAACCTGGGTGCAGTTGGATAGAAGTTGGAAATAAGGTGCATGTGTTTGTGGTTGGCGATGAGTCTCATTGTCAATATAAAGTTATATATTCTTTACTTAGCAATCTTCAtgaaagaatgaagaagattgGGTATGTCCCGTACAATGACTTGATAGTAGATGATTGTTTTTCAGtaacataaattaatttctCAATTAGCAGACAGTTCAAAAGATACTATTTGAAAAGTGATGTGCAGATTTGATCAGATTGACAGTAGAGGAAGATTTGTTACTGTTGGGTACCCAACTTTTCTTGGGTCCAGGAGATTGGCAGTGGACGAATTGCAAAATGCTTATGGATAATGCACCAGAAgcagtatttttcttttttcttgggcAGGATAAAGCATTCAAACTCATCTTTGGCCATCAGATTGGGATTGGACTGGATTAAATGGAATCAAACCCCCCTCAAATAGCTTATTGATGGTTGGTTAAGTTGTTGAAGTTCAATGGTTGGGACACATTGTTTCATCAGTGGCCCCATATAATTAGATTCTGCCCTCATCTTTGAGCTTGCACCCTTCTACCCCTGCCGCCAATCTCTAGCAGCAACCGGAGGTCATCTCTGGCCATCCCAATACCGGCTGCAGCAAGACCATCTCATATCCTCTTATCTCCAGGTAAGTTATCTTGCTTACTTACTAAATTAATCAGCATTATAATTAAACAATAATGACAAAGTAATAGCCTATAGATTAAAGATGCTACTAAACTAGGTCTATATATATTGGCCTTCGATATTCTAGTCTAATGTAATCACCTTCTGTAAATCTAATGAtggtttatgttatttttcgtACAAGCTTTTAAATGTGTGATGAAGTGCAATTTCTGAGTCCGCTTGTGCCTCTGATTTCATTTAGCTAGAGTCCCTTGAGGTACACGGATTCGTGGAACAGATGTCTGACAAGCTTGATGCTCCACCTCCTGTGTTTGAATCACCGAAATACTTGACTCGCTGTAAGGATTGTGATAAGCTGTTTGGCTTGCTTGAGTCTCAACAAATTCAGTGTACTGTTTTCCCTTGGTTATGTGAGAACCATGTTTTTCTCAGAATGTCAGACACCGAAATGACAAAATAACTAGAAATAAGTGAAGTCAAATTCCCGTAGAGGGTTtggattttgttgttgttattgacATATTTTTCATTGAGGCGGTTTAAAGGGTTTCTGTGTCTCGTTAATTGGTATATTCTACTTGCTGTCCTGTATTTGTTATGGCAATGAATGTTTATTCTTTTGTTCGAAAACATTACGTATGTCGTACTGGTTTGTTAAGTTATGTATCAATGATTGATGAACTCAATACATTGTTGATCGAATTCAAGGATGCTCATATTGGTTCAGAAAAGAAAACCGAAGTTTTGAGGGACCGCTATCCTATCAATTAGAAAGACTCTTAATTTTGAGGTTGAATAAGGCTTCAACATTGTGAATCTGAGATGTGCGGACGTGCACTCCGGGTTCAGAGTGGATACTATTTACTGAACGTGGGAACAATGTCTACTTTATACAAAACGACGTTCTACTTTAAACTAACCTAAATTACGATGATGGAGTGTCAAACTTTGTTGCATGGGCGAACAAATCTACTTAAATCACCGAGTCTGCAATGAGTAATTTGATTTAGGTATTCATGTCTATAGACCCTGATGTGGGTTTGATTCCCATAGATTTTCTCTCACTTATACTTTGGTTTCTATTCTCCGCTTATTCATCTTTTGTTTTGATTCCAGTCAAATGTAAAACTATTGATTCATTCTATATCATAGCGTTTCGATTTGGattgaaaaaacaaagaaataaagaagaataaagTAAAACGGTCATATTCACAATATACTGAGATCAATAATACGGTATAAAGTAATTCCCGAGATCCAGTAGAAAAAGAATATAAACAAGCAAAATCATGAAAAACATGTAGTGTCATATTTTGGTTGGTTTAATTACAATGCAAGTAGTGGAATGCTTTGGTGTTTAACCTTTTCTTTTCAATCCATTACGTTTTGGGTCCAAACTTTCTCTTTTAAAAGGTTAAAATTGGAACTTTAGGTGTTGAAAACATTTTGCCCATACAAGAAGGAAAGGACAAAATCCTTGTTATGAACTCTTTCCGATTTCTTTGACTTGAGTTAACCTCAAATGGTGGGAGGGGATTGATTGGATTCTCAGATGCAAAGGCAACTGTAGCAGAAGAGAGATGGCAATGCAATGGGGCGTGACTGTTTGGATGGCAAAGATGGTGTGGTTGGCTCTCACCGGCTGGGTTTCGTCTTGCTTGGCCGTTGCCGATGAAGTCGCCGGCTCCCTTAGAACCGGAGATATTGGCCCTTTTCATGTCGGCTGAATAATTCTGCACCACTCCAAGCACCATAGCTCTCTGGTTtgttctcctcctcctcctcctcctccatctcTTCGTATCCGTAAATTTTGTTGGTTGCTTGATTTCCACACTACCCATTTGGGATAGCAAGGGAACCTATGTTTGTCAAGTTTTGTCTCGTTGTTTGGCGTGATGGGTTTGTTGGGTAATCTGGGTAATCAGTTTTTTCTgttacaaacgatattactaCTGTAAGCTATACTaaggggaaggggaaggggaGGGTTTGAACGCCGGACGCAGTGGGTTGAATAGGAAGGCCCTAATCACTAGAACAATCCACCATTTAAGTTTTAGTTATTTGATGAAATGCAAATAAACACGAACAAGAAATGCACGGGATGATTCTCAGTGTAATTACATGCATATAGACCGAACTTATACAATTGGAGAATCCCGGACTGTAATCCATTTAATGACTAGTTTTAAGAGGTACTTCACAAATTGGAGAAACCACACCCTAGGCAAGAACTCATGCTTATCCCATTTGGAGCCAGCCAATCCACTTTATGATCTGCTTAGGGCCTGATCATAAGATGTGTTGTTTAGGGTTTCCAAGAATGACAAACTCATGGCTTTAGGGTTGCTGTGAATGGTAAACAAGAAAATTACCTCAGTCACCTTTTTCCGGGACGAAATTTGAGGTTTTATGTGGATTGAATTGGATACAAACTGTAGAGTTTTGGTTGGAGAAGAAAGAAGGATTTGTAGAGTTTTGGTTAGATTTGCATCATTAAAAGTCTTAATAACTTCAGAAATTACTTGTTCTTCATTGGTTAAGTCAGGAAAGAATCAAATACCCGTGATTGTTTAGATTGTTTTACCTAAAGCTAAGAATCGAAATCAAACTCAATTCACAGAGTATGTTCAAATTGATTTATGGTGAGTTTCTTGTTGTCTTTAATAGATTACTAAGGGTGTTGTATCCTGCAGACATGATCTCTTTGGAAAGCAGGCTGTTTGTAAGTCTAGTGCCTGTACCCATATACAATAGAAATCCCAAGTACCTAGCTGCCATAGAAATTGAGATTGTAACTGGCCCTTGTTTCTTCTGTTTAGTGAGTCACAACGTGGGTAATGATGAGTTACACAATTAGGTAGCCATCAATTTTGTGTACATTAGCAACCTTATTTGAATCTTATCTACCTTTACCTTGACGATTTGCCCTTTTCTATAGCAACGTTACCATTTTTTTACGACATCAAAGGATGTTAAATAACTTTTTGAATGGTTTGATTGCAAGAGGATCATCAGAACGAAGAAGATAACCTTGATAATCTTTCCGAGCATAAGCCAGGTTGATCAAGATTTTGGGAATGGTTAATAAGGGCAAAGCATTTAGGACAGAGCCCGCAAGTTCATTTATTTTGTGCATGTTATGGTTGCACTTGAGTTCTTTTACATAACTTTACTTTAGTCTTGTGCTGGGCAAGCCTTatatttttgaacaattttgtttctcttcctGCTAGTTGTCTGTCTTTACAGAGTTCCTGCTCTACATACTTTGATATCAGCATTAAAATGATAATTGTTTTCTAATGAGATGGCAGATTTGTCATTGAATTTCTCGATCTCTGACAAGTGAACTTAAGAAATGAAACTATTGCAATGTTTTTATAgattgtttaaatttttatctTGTAACTTTGAAACCAATGCATGCACTCTTTTTCCTCTTGAAGGGCACGATAATTAGTACATCAGAGCTGCGTCCTTCCCTGTCCTGTCGTACTAGGGAAAGGTCCTCGTCTATTTCCACAACTGTAGATATCGATATTTTGAGAATACACCTTAACAACCAAGGGTTAACGATGGCTCTGATGGGTGGTTCTCTAAATTGATAAAATCCTCAAAGTCACCGTGCCTGTTTGATTCACAAACCTAAAATTTCAACCAACCCAAGCTATCACCTTATTTTTGCACTCCAACACAACAAACAAACATGATGCACCAGAGAGGAATCTCGATTGAGATTTTTGCTAAGAATAGAAGCGAAAAATAGAATCAATATATTCTGAGCAATATTTGTAAGAGAGAATGTG from Pyrus communis chromosome 9, drPyrComm1.1, whole genome shotgun sequence harbors:
- the LOC137745418 gene encoding pentatricopeptide repeat-containing protein At2g35030, mitochondrial, which gives rise to MFARLQVPITMIHLSNTTKLPLLSYAQAILPMRCNLKCLYHSMNYNVTPRITSPERDFSANFNVAQSNWLITKLSRDGKVGEARQVFDEMPDKDVVTWTTVITGYIKCGMVEEARRLFDRVDAKKNVITWTALVSGYIRLKRIKEAERLFYEMPEKNVVSWNTMIDGYARDGQVDRALDLFKRMPERNVVSWNTVLTALAQCGRIEEARSLFKLMPERDIISWTAMVAGFSRNDMIDEAREFFERMPKRNVVSWNAMITGYTQSLRLDEALELFERMPERDIPSWNTMITGFIHNGDLKRAEELFVKMPRKNVISWTTMITGYVQDGENEKALMTFSNMLADNGVKPNQGTFVSVLSACSNLASFSEGQQIHQMITKTVHQECAFLVSALINMYSKCGELVTARKMFEDGLTIHRDVISWNGMIAAYAHHGCGIEAINLFNEMRKLGFKPDDVTFVGLLSACSHAGLVEEGIKYFNELLTDGSIEVREDHYTCLVDLCGRAGRLKEAFDVLKKLGTKLSASVWGALAAGCNVHGNIDIGKLAAEKLLGEGPENPGSYLLLSNIYASSGKWREAAKMRMKLKEKRLKKQPGCSWIEVGNKVHVFVVGDESHCQYKVIYSLLSNLHERMKKIGYVPYNDLIVDDCFSVT
- the LOC137746031 gene encoding uncharacterized protein, producing the protein MAMQWGVTVWMAKMVWLALTGWVSSCLAVADEVAGSLRTGDIGPFHVG